In a genomic window of Myxococcales bacterium:
- a CDS encoding TonB-dependent receptor has protein sequence MRALACVGVLVASTSLAWAGGIAGLVVDEGSRDPLIGVTVVATPCAASATAPTAYEGSCTTITEDDGTFRIDLAPGTYVVTFFYGETTIERRDVRVRDQDEPAPLFQRMPPETATACRFDEATPLAYTGRPSTWATITAAATPLVRRRDHLSLAALDARARPATAVTTIGGALRLPGAPAIASELIEEVELTTTTPGPASPGASGGHLGVALVTGTNRHHGQARLELGPDARLVMTHDGPFDRNHVWWSTGVVLARDGATEDHAGAHGAQVLTTLGFAIDEDADDHGLVSALATWLPGGGRDLWSDATLVIRRDDRRRQIAIGVTAEALDQPAATATARVVDGSAARPGAVDRLAGRLGLTQRWRGTGDHTTQLGAEVGMGHADDTEHGDQRAYLGDAWAPRPNWTVDASVRWDRRELGTARIDAVLPRLAVAWDPSEEGRGSWFASAERVARLDERDLGAWRDAAPVAFDQATVGVTRDPRDDLRITLAVRGRRPAVVGAEVDGGVEGEVLWLPPGTFAGVLTGSTLEGAISARARFEVACERNRYTAAAIGRIDRDGHGWGGSAQWARRYTTTPDLRIAVELFDLDDPSRRGGRVALAAQW, from the coding sequence ATGCGCGCCCTCGCCTGTGTCGGTGTCCTCGTCGCCTCCACCTCGCTGGCCTGGGCCGGCGGCATCGCCGGGCTCGTGGTCGACGAGGGGAGTCGCGACCCGCTGATCGGCGTGACCGTGGTCGCGACCCCGTGCGCAGCCTCGGCCACGGCGCCCACCGCGTACGAAGGCTCGTGCACGACGATCACCGAGGACGATGGGACCTTCCGGATCGATCTTGCGCCGGGCACGTACGTCGTGACGTTCTTCTACGGCGAGACCACGATCGAGCGCCGCGACGTGCGGGTCCGCGACCAGGACGAGCCGGCCCCGCTGTTCCAGCGCATGCCGCCCGAGACCGCGACCGCGTGCCGGTTCGACGAGGCGACCCCGCTCGCGTACACCGGGCGACCGTCGACGTGGGCGACGATCACCGCCGCCGCCACGCCGCTGGTGCGCCGCCGCGATCACCTGAGCCTCGCCGCCCTCGACGCCCGGGCCCGGCCCGCGACCGCGGTGACCACGATCGGCGGCGCCCTGCGGCTGCCCGGCGCCCCGGCCATCGCCAGCGAGCTGATCGAGGAGGTCGAGCTGACGACCACCACCCCCGGCCCGGCGTCGCCCGGCGCCAGCGGCGGCCACCTCGGCGTCGCGCTCGTGACCGGCACCAACCGCCACCACGGCCAGGCCCGGCTCGAGCTGGGCCCCGACGCGCGGCTCGTCATGACCCACGACGGGCCCTTCGACCGCAACCACGTGTGGTGGTCGACCGGCGTCGTGCTCGCGCGCGACGGCGCCACCGAGGACCACGCCGGCGCGCACGGCGCCCAGGTCCTGACGACCCTGGGGTTCGCGATCGACGAGGATGCGGACGATCATGGCCTGGTGAGCGCGCTCGCGACCTGGCTGCCCGGCGGCGGGCGCGATCTGTGGAGCGACGCGACGCTGGTGATCAGGCGCGACGACCGCCGCCGCCAGATCGCGATCGGCGTCACCGCCGAGGCGCTCGACCAGCCCGCGGCGACCGCGACGGCGCGCGTGGTCGACGGCAGCGCGGCGCGCCCGGGCGCGGTCGATCGCCTGGCCGGCCGCCTGGGCCTGACCCAGCGCTGGCGCGGCACCGGCGACCACACCACCCAGCTCGGCGCCGAGGTCGGCATGGGTCACGCCGACGACACCGAGCACGGCGACCAGCGCGCGTACCTCGGCGACGCGTGGGCGCCGCGCCCGAACTGGACCGTCGACGCCAGCGTGCGCTGGGACCGGCGCGAGCTGGGCACCGCGCGGATCGACGCGGTGCTGCCCCGCCTGGCGGTGGCCTGGGATCCGTCCGAGGAGGGCCGCGGGTCGTGGTTCGCATCGGCCGAGCGGGTGGCGCGGCTCGACGAGCGCGACCTCGGCGCGTGGCGCGACGCCGCGCCGGTCGCCTTCGACCAGGCCACGGTCGGCGTCACCCGCGATCCGCGCGACGACCTGCGCATCACCCTCGCGGTGCGCGGCCGGCGGCCGGCGGTGGTCGGCGCCGAGGTCGACGGCGGCGTCGAGGGCGAGGTCCTGTGGCTGCCGCCGGGGACCTTCGCCGGCGTGCTGACCGGGTCGACGCTCGAGGGCGCGATCAGCGCCCGCGCGCGCTTCGAGGTCGCCTGTGAACGCAACCGTTACACCGCGGCGGCGATCGGTCGGATCGATCGCGACGGCCACGGCTGGGGCGGATCGGCGCAGTGGGCGCGGCGCTACACGACCACGCCCGACCTGCGGATCGCGGTCGAGCTGTTCGATCTCGACGATCCGAGCCGACGCGGCGGTCGGGTGGCGCTGGCGGCCCAGTGGTGA